The Coffea arabica cultivar ET-39 chromosome 3c, Coffea Arabica ET-39 HiFi, whole genome shotgun sequence genome contains a region encoding:
- the LOC113735015 gene encoding endochitinase EP3-like has translation MKSFPTIIFSIVVLVGAFPQLISSQNCGCAPDLCCSKFGYCGTGNDYCGSGCQSGPCTAAPSSGNSGVSVADIVTDAFFNEIADQAASSCAGKGFYTRSAFLEALNSYPQFGTVGSVDDSKREIAAFFAHVTHETGHLCYIEEIDGPSRDYCDESNTQYPCVPGKGYYGRGPIQLSWNFNYGPAGESIGFNGLSQPETVATNNVISFKTGLWYWMNHCHDLITSGQGFGATIRAINGQLECDGANPNTVSARVEYYTEYCRQLGVGTGDNLRC, from the exons ATGAAgagttttccaaccatcattTTCTCCATTGTAGTTCTTGTAGGAGCCTTTCCACAGCTGATTTCAAGCCAAAACTGCGGCTGTGCACCAGACTTGTGCTGCAGCAAATTCGGCTATTGCGGTACTGGCAACGACTACTGCGGCTCTGGCTGTCAATCCGGCCCTTGCACCGCTGCTCCGAGCAGTGGTAATAGTGGCGTTTCAGTTGCTGATATTGTGACGGACGCTTTCTTTAATGAGATTGCTGATCAAGCTGCTTCAAGCTGTGCTGGAAAAGGGTTCTATACTCGATCAGCTTTTCTTGAAGCTCTGAATTCGTATCCCCAGTTTGGAACCGTTGGTTCTGTTGATGATTCTAAAAGAGAGATTGCTGCTTTCTTTGCTCATGTCACTCATGAGACTGGAC ATTTGTGCTACATAGAAGAGATAGACGGCCCCTCCAGAGATTACTGTGATGAGAGCAACACTCAGTATCCATGTGTGCCAGGCAAGGGATATTACGGCAGGGGTCCAATACAGTTATCATGGAACTTTAACTATGGACCAGCAGGTGAAAGCATTGGATTCAATGGACTCAGCCAACCTGAAACTGTAGCTACAAATAATGTTATTTCATTCAAAACTGGCTTGTGGTATTGGATGAACCATTGTCATGATCTTATCACTTCTGGCCAGGGTTTTGGGGCTACAATTCGTGCCATTAATGGTCAGCTTGAATGTGATGGTGCAAATCCAAACACAGTTAGTGCTCGAGTTGAGTATTATACTGAATATTGTAGACAATTGGGTGTCGGGACTGGTGATAACCTCAGATGCTAG